The DNA window AGCTGCTCCACCATATTCCGACCCCGGCCGATCACCATTCCCTGGCGCACAACGACCGCGCCGACGGGCACTTCGTTCGCGTCGAAGGCACGCTGTGCTTCGGCGAGGGCCATCTTCATCCAGCGCTTGTCGGGCTCGAGGAGCAATGAAAGACTCATGGGCGCTACAGGGTCTTGCGTGAGAGCGGGAGCGTCATGCAACGGGGCCCGCCCCGGCCGCGCGACAACTCGTTGCCTTCCAGCTTGATCACCATCTTTTCGCCCGGCACAAAATCACTTTCGTCGTGATAGGACAGGAAACCGCGCGCCGTCACGATCCGGTAGCCGCGCTCGCGCATCTCCTCCATCGTACGCACGTTGCGCTCGTAGCCAATCACCAGCCCGGGGGCCAGGGCGAAGAAGTTGGCGCCGTCCGTCCACTGCTCCCGCTTCTGCGCGAGCGGGTCATCTCCGCCGCAGGGAATAAACGAGAGGGTGCGCCCAAGCACGGACTCGAGCGCCGTCTTGAGGCCGACCCCGGTCTCGGCATAAAACCGGCTCGGGCTATCGCCACGGCTGTACAGTGCCACGTTGCCGGGCCGAGTCTGCTCGATCAGCGGGGGGAAGATCACGCATTCGTCGGGCGACACGAAGGTGAACACGGTGTCCAGATGCATGCACGCCCGTTGCTTGGGCAGATTGGCCATCACCACATGCTCGATAGGCGTCCGGGCAAACAGCTCGCGCACGACATTCATGACGCCGCCAAACGACGTGCGTTCGGAATGCCCGATCAGGATGGCCGACTCGTTCAGGACCAGCAGATCTCCCCCTTCAAACGTAACGCCCTCCGGCAGCTTAACGATGTGGTCCTTGAGTGCTACGAACCGGGGATGATAGTGGAGGACGACACTCAGGATGATGCTTTCTCGGGCGCGGGCGGCATTGGCGGGGTGACTCAAGATGATCGTGTTGCCGACGGTCGCCCCGAGATCGCGGGTAAAGAGCAGGTTGGGCACCGGCTGGGCATGAATCGGGAGACGCGACACGCCTGTGAGTGCGAAACGGTGCAGTTCGTTCGGGGAGAGGGCCTTGAGCTGCTTTTCAAACGCCTGCAGGTTCTGCGCCTGGGACACCTGGCAGAGTTGCTCGACAAAATCGAATCGGGCGGATTCCTGGTCGAATGCTTCCCGGAGCAAGGTCGCGATCTGGAGCACGGCGTCGTTCTCACCGATCACCTTCTCGAACACCGCACACATGAGCTGGTGTTCGTTATGGGCGTCCTCGACATGTAGGATATCCTCAAAGAGCAGCTCTTCCCTGTTTTCGGGCGAAACCATCGACATTTCTTCGCCCGGCGTATGGACGATGACACGGGTCAGATATCCTGTTTCGGACGTGACGTCGAGAGGACTGGCAACCAGATCCGGCTGTGGGGAGGGCGACACCGGCGGTGAAGTTGGAGGCACGGAGATGCAGCGGCTTGAGTGGCGTAACGGGATTCGTGTGCCTCTAAACGCGTGATCCAGTGGAAAGAGCCCGGGGGGAGACGATTGACGCGTTCAGCCGCGCCGTTCTTGTAGGACGCCGATAAAGCGTAGTATGACGGCGATGACGAAGAGCAGTAAGAGCGCCTTGAGTGCGTAATGGAGCAGGAAGCCGGCAATCTGCAGGATCACGCCCAGAATCATGATCGCGACGAGCAGAACGATCGCGATAAAGATCCATCGGATGATGTGTTGGAGGTCCATGGGCGCGTGTGGTGTGAGGCGGCGTGTAGAGCTTACGGTATACCGGTCAAAAACCAAACCCCGGATTAAAATACTCGGTGCTCGAGAGGGCGTCACCATTTCCTATGAAGCCGCCCACCAGCAGTATTCGTCCCGAAGGCAGTTTGGTTGCGGTATGACCGTGCCGGCGCTGCGAGGGCGACTCGTTCTCAAACAGAAAAAATTGGTCCAAGGATTCCACGTAGACCTCGGAGTTCTGAAGCACAGGTCCCCCCAGGAAGATCCGCCCGCCGAACGAGAAGATGATGCCAGGTTGCAGCGTGGCGGTGGCGTGCCGGAATCGCCCCTGAACGAACGGGGTGGAGCCTATGATCTGCAGCGGGGAGGAGTCGAAGTCGATCGTGAAGTTCATCTTCTCTTCCGAGGTCTCCGTGTAATACGTCCCGGCGACCAGGTAGCGGCCGTTGCTGCTTGCCCCTTCCGGATCCAGAGGGGCTACGGTATGGCTGTAGATTTCTCCGATGCCATCCACGGCAACCCCGCCGTCGCCTACGGCGAACAGGGTGTCGCGAGCGAAACGGAACGTCTGGAAATCCCGAAGCGGTTTGATCTCGCTGCGCGTGTCCGTCTCATTTTCGCCGATTCCCCCCTGAACGTCGATCACCGTGCCCCGGGAATCCGTCGTGATAAACATGACGTGGTAGGCGCGAGCGATCGGGGGCCCGACATACGGCACTCGAATAAAACGATTTGTGGCCGGGTCAAACAGTTCGACTTCGGGCACCAGGTGGGATAGCTGCACGGGGGTGCCTCGCGAGGCGCCGCCGAGGACGAGCAGCCGGCCATCGGGCAGGCGCGCGGTGGCGTGGCCAGTCCGGCCGCGGATCATACGGTTGGGGAGTAACTCAAAAGAAGGCGCTTCGGGGTCGAGCGAAAAAGCCGTGTTGAGCGCCGGATCGACCATGCCCGGGGCGCCACCGATCAGGATGAGCCGGCCATCCGGCAGCAGCGTCGCCGTGTGTTCGCCGATTCGGAAAGGGGGCGGAAGTGTGGGGCTTTCGTTCGAAAACTGGAACTGCATCCGGATGAGGGAGACTTCCTCAACACCTTCCACGCCGGCCACATCGATGGCCTCCACCCGAAAGTCGTTGACCCCAAGCGCCAGGGTTACCGTGTCCACCCAGGTATCGTCGATCGGGTCAAACGCCATCTCCCGGCCATCGATCTCGATATGATCGATGAGACGAAACGAAGAGGCGCGTACTTTTATCGTGACGACCGAGTCCTCGAAAATCTGATTCACCGAAGGGGCCAGGAGCTCGAGCTCGGGCGGTCTGGGGTCGACAAACGGGCGGTCGCAGGCCGCGAAGATGAAGGTGACCGCCAGGAAAAGCGCCGGCCCGAATAGACGCGGCATGGCCGGGACGCGTTGACCAACGGCCGTGGCGGCATCAAGTGGGGCAGTACCGGCGCGAAGCATAAGCAAGGTGGCGTAACAGCGATTCGACGCTGAGTATAACCGTCAGCAAGATTCAACACCTAATCGATCGGCGAAGTTCGCGGCTCATCGAGGTAGCGGACGGCCTCCAGTGTGAGGCCGTGGGCCGGCGCGGCCGGCCCCGCCTCCCGCCGGTCGCGGGCCTTCAACACCCGCCCGATGTCGTCCGCCGGCCGCTTGCTTTGGCCGATTTCGACCAGGGTGCCCACGATGGCGCGGACCATCCCGTGGAGGAAGCGGTCCGCCGCAATACAGAACAGCCAGTCTCCCGCGCGCTGTTCGGGGCGCCACACGGCGTCCCGGACGGTGCAGACCCGGTTCTGCGTCTCGGAGGCGGTGAGGCAAAACGAGTCGTAGTCGTGCTCGCCCAAGAGCGCATGGCAGGCAGCGTTCATCCGGTCAACATCCGGCGAGGGCACGACCAGCGCGCGGAAACGCCGCTCAAGCGCGATGGGCGTCGTGCTCACGCGGTAGTGATAGAGGCGTTCGACGGCGTCGTAGCGGGCGTGAAAGGAGTCGGGCGCCGGCGCGACATCCCGCACCGCGATGGCGTGGGGCAATAATCCATTCAGCGAGGCGCGCAGCCGGAACGGGTCGATCGGTTCCGCCGTTTCGAAGTGGCCGACCTGTCCGCGCGCATGCACGCCGGCGTCCGTCCGCCCTGATCCAACCACCGCAGTCGGACGGCGCAGGGCCACGCTCAGGGCGTCCTCCAGGGCTTCCTGGATGGTTGCGACGCCGGATTGGCGCTGCCATCCGGAAAATTCCGTCCCATCGTATTCGATCAACAGGCGATATTTCATGGGCAGGCGTGGTGGAAACGCGTCGAATTAACGATCATCCAGGATGTCCGAGCCGAAAATACTCCGCGACGCGCTGCCGCGCATCTACCTGACGGGATTCATGGGGAGCGGGAAAAGCACCCTCGGCGCCGCGCTGGCCACGCGGCTCGGCTATGATTTTGTCGATCTCGATGAGCGGATCGTGGAGCGGATCGGGATGCCGATCGCCCCTTTCTTTAAACAGTTCGGCGAGGCGGCTTTCCGCTGGCACGAGACGGAAGCCTTATACGAAACAGCTGAACGGGCGCC is part of the Rhodothermales bacterium genome and encodes:
- a CDS encoding arginine deiminase family protein, translating into MSPSPQPDLVASPLDVTSETGYLTRVIVHTPGEEMSMVSPENREELLFEDILHVEDAHNEHQLMCAVFEKVIGENDAVLQIATLLREAFDQESARFDFVEQLCQVSQAQNLQAFEKQLKALSPNELHRFALTGVSRLPIHAQPVPNLLFTRDLGATVGNTIILSHPANAARARESIILSVVLHYHPRFVALKDHIVKLPEGVTFEGGDLLVLNESAILIGHSERTSFGGVMNVVRELFARTPIEHVVMANLPKQRACMHLDTVFTFVSPDECVIFPPLIEQTRPGNVALYSRGDSPSRFYAETGVGLKTALESVLGRTLSFIPCGGDDPLAQKREQWTDGANFFALAPGLVIGYERNVRTMEEMRERGYRIVTARGFLSYHDESDFVPGEKMVIKLEGNELSRGRGGPRCMTLPLSRKTL
- a CDS encoding kelch repeat-containing protein: MPRLFGPALFLAVTFIFAACDRPFVDPRPPELELLAPSVNQIFEDSVVTIKVRASSFRLIDHIEIDGREMAFDPIDDTWVDTVTLALGVNDFRVEAIDVAGVEGVEEVSLIRMQFQFSNESPTLPPPFRIGEHTATLLPDGRLILIGGAPGMVDPALNTAFSLDPEAPSFELLPNRMIRGRTGHATARLPDGRLLVLGGASRGTPVQLSHLVPEVELFDPATNRFIRVPYVGPPIARAYHVMFITTDSRGTVIDVQGGIGENETDTRSEIKPLRDFQTFRFARDTLFAVGDGGVAVDGIGEIYSHTVAPLDPEGASSNGRYLVAGTYYTETSEEKMNFTIDFDSSPLQIIGSTPFVQGRFRHATATLQPGIIFSFGGRIFLGGPVLQNSEVYVESLDQFFLFENESPSQRRHGHTATKLPSGRILLVGGFIGNGDALSSTEYFNPGFGF
- the truA gene encoding tRNA pseudouridine(38-40) synthase TruA translates to MKYRLLIEYDGTEFSGWQRQSGVATIQEALEDALSVALRRPTAVVGSGRTDAGVHARGQVGHFETAEPIDPFRLRASLNGLLPHAIAVRDVAPAPDSFHARYDAVERLYHYRVSTTPIALERRFRALVVPSPDVDRMNAACHALLGEHDYDSFCLTASETQNRVCTVRDAVWRPEQRAGDWLFCIAADRFLHGMVRAIVGTLVEIGQSKRPADDIGRVLKARDRREAGPAAPAHGLTLEAVRYLDEPRTSPID